The DNA region AGGTGCTCGCCGCGGTGAGCCGCCCGCAGGGGGTTGATCGGGCTGGTGGGGTCGTTCGGCCACATTCGGTCGGGGTCGATGGCGGCGACGCGCTGATCGGTCTCCTCTGCCAGGCGCACCGCGAGCTGGGCCGCGTCACGCGGCGCGATGGCGTCGATGAGCGGGCGCGTTGCGTCGTTGATCCAGTCCACGTCCTCGGGCTCCTCGTCGGACGGGGAGAACGCCACGCCTCGCTCCAGCTTGTCGGCCAGGGCCAGGACACGCGCGTCCCAGAACGCGACGTGGGCGAGGACGCCGGCCACCGTCCAGTGCTCGTTCACCGCGCCGCGAAGCTCGTCGTCCCCCAGCCGCGCGACCAGGGCCCGCAGGCGCTCCCGCTCCCGGGTGTTCTGCTCGATGTAAGGGCGATCCTGGGACATCCCTGGCTCCCGTGTGTGTCGCCTAGCCGGCGGCCTCTCGGGCTTCCCGCTTGTTCGGCGCCGGCGTCCCGGGCAGGTGCAGCATGCTCCGGACGTCCACGACCCCCGGGACGCGCTCCACGCCCCGGACCAGCCGGTTGATGTCCTCGGGGGTCTGGAGCTGGCCGCGGAGCTCGGCCACGCCGTCCACCACCGTGACGTTCACCTGGCCCTTGGGGAGGTCGTGCGACGAGAACACCCCGCTCTCGATGCGGTCCTTGAGGCGGGTGTCCTCGACGTACACCTCGTCCGGCATGCGGCGGCCGGACCGGCCGAGGACGGCTCGGAGCTGATCGAGGGCCGTGTCCCGGCGGACCTTGCCGCGGTCCGGGTCCCAGAAGTAGGCGAAGCCGGCACCCGCCGCCGTGCCGGCGATGAAGGTTCGGATCCGTTTCATGGCGTCCCTCCGACGTTCGCGGGCATCCTTTGGGAACTACCCGCCGACGCCACCACCAAACGAGGTGTGGGGCGGACGCCGCCAGCTACTCCGTCCGGCGGAACTGGAGGATCCCCACGCCGAGCAGGGCCAGGCCGACCACGGCGACCAGGGCCAGCTCGAGCAGCGTCGGCACCCGCCAGCTTCCCCAGGTCACCCCCGGGCTGAGCTTGGCCCGCACGAACGGGCTGATGGTGAGGTGTGCGAACACCGCCCGGCGCATGGGGTCCACGACGTACGTGAGCGGGTCGATCCGGGTCAGCACGTGCAGCCACGTGGGGAGGCCGGTGAGCGGATACAGCGAGCCGGACAGGAAGAACATCGGCAGCAGGAACACCTGGGTCAGGGCGAAAAACGTCTGGATGTTCTTGATCCGCGCGGCCACCATCACCCCGAGCGCGGTGAGGGTGAACGACAGCAGCAGCAGCTCGACCACCAGCGTCAGCAGCAGCGCCGGGTCGTAGGGCACGCCGACGAACCCAGCCAGGGCCAGGACGATCAGTCCCTGGAGCGTGGCCACCGTCGCTCCTCCCACGCATTTCCCGAGCACGATCGCGCTCCGGTGGACCGGGGCCACCAGCATCTCCCGCAGGAACCCGAACTCCCGGTCCCACACGATCGAGCCGGCGGAGAACAGGGCGGTGAACATGGTCGACATCGCCACCACGCCCGGGAACATGAACGTGCGCAGGTCCAGCCCGCCGGTCCCCCCTGTCACCAGGGTCGACAGGCCCGCTCCCAGCACGAACAGGAACAGGATGGGCTGGAGGAGCGAGGAGATGATCCGGGCCCGGTCCTGGAAGAACCGGATCAGCTCGCGCTGCCACACGATCTTGACGGCCCGGAGGTCCTGAGAGACGGTCCCCGCCGGCCGGCGGACCTGGGCCACGGGCGGGCGGGTTCCGGTGCCGGTCGCCATCGCCTCGCGGCTCACCTCCTCCTCCTGAACGCCGCGACCATCTGGCGGAGCGGGTTCGCCGCCTCGGCGTCGCGGATGGTCCGGCCCGTGTACGCCATGAACACGTCGTCCAGGGTCGGCCGGGCCACGCTGACCGACCGGATCGGCACGCCCAGCTCGGCGAACAGCCGCGGGACGAACTGCTCTCCGGCCGGGACCGAGAACGTGACCGTCCCGTCGTGGACCGCCGCCTCGACCCCGAACCGGTCGCGGAGCGCGGCGATGGCGGCCTGGTCGTCCTCGGTCTGGATCTGCACGCGGTCCTTCCCCACGCTCGCCTTCAGCGCCTCCGGCGTGTCCAGCGCCACGATCGAGCCGTGGTCGATGATGGCGATGCGGTCGCAGTACTCCGCCTCGTCCATGTAGTGCGTGGTGAAGAAGATGGTGACGTCCTCGCGGGTCCGGAGCTCGCGGATGTAGTCCCAGATCGAGGCCCGGGTCTGTGGGTCGAGGCCGATGGTGGGCTCGTCCAGGAACAGCACGTGGGGGGCGTGGAGGAGCCCCCGGGCGATCTCCAGGCGCCGCATCATCCCGCCGGAGAAGGTCTGGACCCGGCTGTCCTTGCGGTCCCACAGGTCCACCATCTCCAGGACCTGGCGCATCCGGGGCCCGAACTCCGATCGCGGCATCCCGTACAGCTCGGCGTGGAACCGGAGGTTCTGCTCCGCGCTGAGGTAGCCGTCCAGGGTGGTGTCCTGGAACACCAGGCCGATCATCTGCCGGACCTCGTCGCGCTGGGTGACCACGTCGTAGCCGGCCACCGAGGCCTGGCCGGCGGTGGGCCGGGCCAGCGTGCATAGCATGTTGATGGTGGTGGTCTTCCCCGCCCCGTTCGGCCCCAGGAACCCGAACAGCTCGCCCCGCCGGACCGCGAAGTCCACCCCCGCAACGGCCACGATGTCGCCGTACCGCTTGGCCAGCCCCCGCACGGAGATCGCCGGCTCCTGGCCGTCGGAGCCGGGTCGGCGATTTCCGTATCCACGCCCATTCCTGCCATCCCAACTACGGTACCGTGGCTCGTCCGAAATGCAGTCGCCGAGTCGTACACTTCGGGCGTGCCGATCTACGAGTACCGCTGTGCGGAGTGCGGGACGCAGTTCGAACGCCTTCAGAACGTCGCCGGCGCCGTCCAGCCGGCCTGCCCGCGGTGCGGTTCAGGGCAGGTCGCCAAGCTCATCTCGCTGATCGGCGGACTCGGCGCGACGTCGAGCCCCGGCCCGGCTGCGGGCGGCGGGTGCGGGTGCGGCGGGGCGTGCGCCTGCGGGCGCTGACCCCGTCCCCGATCCGGCCACCCATCACCGGCTCCGGAGGCCTCGAACGGTCCCCGGTGCGGGCAAGAATCCGCAGGTAGGCGAGCGTTTCGGTCGTTCCCCCGTGGGTATCAGTTGCCCGGACCTCTGCCGAGGTCCGGCTCGTCTTCCGGCCGTCAGAGCTCGGCGGGCGGCGGTCGAGCCGTCGGAGAGGGCGAAGGAGGGGAACAGATGCCCGCAAAGTCGATTCGCGGCCTCGCGCTGCGCCGGGTACGCCTGGCACGCCGGAGCCGAACCGTGGGCCTGATGGCGGGCCTGGCGTTGGTGATGGCGGCGGCGCTGCCCGGCTCGGGCGTCCACGCGGCCACCACGGGCCCGCAGTTCGCGCCGGCCGTGGTGTTGCCGGGGGGCCAGGGGGGCGAGCCCTCGATCGCCATCGACACCTCGCCCACCAGCGGCCGGAACTACATCTACGTCTCCGCGATCGGTGACGCCAACGGACCGCTGGAATGGCATTCGTACGACGGCGGAGCCACGTTCTCGCAGCCGGTGCCGTTCGACCTCAACGGACCGCTGCGCGGCGGGGACTCGGACATCGTGGTGAACACCGACGGCACCGTGATCGCCACCGACCTGGACGTGACCCACGCGTCGGTCCAGCTCTCGACCGACCATGGCCAGACCTTCAACGACGGGACGACCACGGCGCCGGAGGACGACCGGCCGTGGCTCACCGCGAACGGCTCGAACGTCTACGTGGCCTACCACGACTTCGTGGCCGAGGACCCCGTGGTGTGCTTCTCGACCGACGGCGGGAACACCTTCCCGACCTGCAACCAGGCGTTCGGTGCCGGGGGGTCGCCGTCCAACTGCGCGGAGAACACCATCCCCGCCCGGCCGCTGGTGATCGACCCCGCCAACGGCAACCTGAACTTCCTGTACTCGTGCTCGACTGCGGCCGAGAACGCGGCGCACCCGCCGTACGGACCGCTGCACGACTACTACCTGGCCCAGTCCACCGACGGTGGCGTGACCTGGACCTCCTACCCGGTGTTCATCGCCGACACCAGCAACGGGAAGGCGCCGAACTACGCGAACATCTTCGGAACCCTGGCCGCGGACTCGGCCGGCAACCTGTACACGCTGATCGACGGGACGGCGGACGACCCGAACGTGGCCACCAACCCGTACCACGTGTACCTGCTGGTGTCGAAGGACCACGGCCAGACGTGGAGCCAGCCCATCCAGGTGGACCACGAGCGGAACGGAGCGGGAACCCACGTGCTGGCGCACATGGTCGTGACGAGGCCCGGGAACGTGGACGTGGTGTGGTACGGGACGACGGCGACCGGCGAGCCCAACGGTGTGTGCGGGACCATCGGAAACCAGCATCCCTGTCCCGACGGCTTCCCCGACTACACCGACCCCAGCGCGCCGGCCTGGCACGTGTACATGGCCCAGACCCGGACGGCGCTGTCGGCCACCCCGGCCTTCCGGCAGGGCCTGGTGGACACGGCGATCAACCACTACGGGCGGATCTGCACGAACGGGCTGGTGTGTGGCTCGTCCGACCGCTCGCTGCTGGACTTCATCAGCGTTGGGGTGGACTGCAGCGGCCTGGCCCACGTGGCGTATGGCTCGAACACGAGGTCGCAGGAACGGAAGGGCCAGACGTTCGTGCGCGTGGCGAGCCAGGCGGGCGGGACCACCATCGCCTCGCCGGTGGCCTGCGACATACCGGTCGGGTAGGACCAGTGGGTAGCGGCGCGACCGGCTGACTTCGGAGGTCGTGTTCGGTCGAGCGGGCGGGCGCTACGGCGCCTGCCCGCGGCCGGACAGCACCGCCCGTTCCAGTTCGGTGAGGTTCCACACGGCGACCACGGCGTACAGGTCGCCGCCGACGTGTTTGAGCAGCGCGGGGTCCTCGGGCGGCATCTCCTGCCAGGTCACGTCCCACAGGATGTGGTGGCCGGCCAGCGAGCCCGCCGGGCGCAGGGGAGGGGGGACCATGGGCACCATGCCCGCGAACGTCTGCCACCGCACCCGGCGGGGCGCGGGGAGCGTTCCGGCGGGGAGACGGACCCGCCGCCGGTCGTCCCTGGTCAGCGAGATCCGGTCCATGCGGAAGGTGATGGAGCCGTCGTAGGCCACGCCCTCCGTGTAGCACCACCGGGCGTCGGCGCGGCACGCCGCCAACCGGGGAAGCCCCCGCTCGTCCACCCCACCGGCGGTGATGGCGGCCTGGAGCGAGATGACCTGCTGGCCCCGGGCCAGAGCCCGGTACCCCCGCAGGACCTCCCGGTCTTCCCGGGTTCGGCCCTGCTTCACGGCGAGCCGGTACTGGAGATACGCCCGCCGAGCCTGCGCTCGGTCCATCTTGATCGTGTGGAACTCCACGGATCCACCTCCGCCCGGCGGTGAGTGGGGGCATCCGGCCTACAGCCGGTGCCCCCCGTTCAGCCCCTTCCTACTCCCTGGACGGGGGATGGCGCAATTGGCCTTTCGGACTAGAGGCGCTCACCAATCCGCACGAGGTTCGCGCGGATCGCCACCGGGCCGAGCCCTTCACGCCGGCAGGAGCTCGCCATGCTTGGACCGGCCCCCTGATGGGTAGGTCCGCTCCCGAAGGGAGGTGCGATGGGCTCGAGGTACGTGTTCACGTTCGTGGTGGTCGGGCGGTATCCCGCCAGGATCAAGGGGAACCAGCCCGCCCTGACCATCAACATGCTCGCCGGAACCGAGAACCACGAGACCTACTGCGGCACGCTCACCATGAGCGAGGACGAATGGGACACCTTCTTCTGGGGATTGAAGGAGAGCCTGGGCGACCGCGTCCGCGTGAACGACCAGGCCGCCGACACCGAGGAGGAGAAGGAGCGCCGCCGGGAAGCCATCTGAGGAGCGGGCCTCCCGTTCCCCGGTCGTTCAGCTGCCGTGGTGGCCTAAACGGTCCACCACGGATACCGCTTGGCAAGTCGCCGCCTCCGGATGCGGCGACGCCTTCGACGGAACCATTGAAGGATGGACAACGGGACCTCCCACGGTGGTCCACCATCCATTCGCCCCCGGCGGGGCGGGGGATCGGTCTTCCGGGAGATCCGGGTACGGGCTCCTAGCCGGAGCCGGGGAACCCGCTGGGAGACTGGAGCAGGTCGACGCGGTCCACCTTCCAGCCGGAGGACGTGTGGACCATCTCCACGTCGATCCTGAGGATCTCCAGATGGGCCGAGGTCTTTGCGTTCGACAGGGTCTCGTCGACCACGCCGAACGCCTCCGCCGTGTCGCCGGACAGCGACTCTAGGAACACCGACTGGACGTGCCCCACCGAGACGGCGTTGGCCGCCCGGAGGGCGGCGACGGTTCCCGCGTCGAAGAACTGGGAGACCTGGCTGGCGAAGTCCCCGATGGCGAAGGAGCGGATGTCGGCGACGTCGCGGTCGATGGTGGGTCCACCGAAGTTCGTCAGGGCCTGGAGGAACTGGGTGGCCACCGCCGCCACCTCGGTCCTGGCCCGCTCCCGTTGCTGGGCTCCTCGCCAGGCCAGCACGAACACGATCGTGGACGCGGCCAGGGCGACCACCAGGACCCAGGGCAGCACGGACAGGAACCGCTTGCGCAGCGTTCTCTTGGCCGGCTTGGTAGGCGCGGCGTCGGAGGGCGTCTCGGCGTCGGGGGGCGTCTCGGCGTCCGGAGGCGCGAGTTCCCCGGGGGCGGCGCCACCTGGGGGCGCGAGCTCGTCCTCGGCGATGGGTGGCTCGTCGTCGGCGATCCGGGGCTCCACGGTCCGCGATTCCATGGCCAGGGCTACTTGCCGGGGTGGAGTGTAGACCCGGGCGCCAGGTACACGGGCTGCGGCTGCGTCCCGGGCCCGACGCCCTTCCCGTAGCGGTTGCTACAGCTGTCCGCCGCGTAGACGTCGGGCGGCGGCCGCTTCGGGTTGTAGGCGTCGGCGGGGGGCTCCGTGTGAGGCAGGAGCTGCACCCGGAACCAGTCGATGCCGTCCTTGCCCGTCTGCACGGCCATCCACACGGCGTCGAAGAAGAAGTGGTTGAGGTCGAGCGTTCCGATGAGGTTCTGGAGGTTGTCGGGCTGGGCCAGCACCTCGTTGACGTGCCCGAAGTCGGAGATCAGGCAGGCCAGGTTGGGCTTCTGCCCGGAGACCAGGGCGTTGGCCACCTCGGCGAACCGGGCGCCGTTCTGAGATAGCTTCACCAGCGCGTAGCGGTTGTCGCGCAGCAGGTCCGCCAGCAGTGCGGTCTGGTGGAGGTCGTCGGCGAAGGTCTTGGCGTTGGCGGCGAACACCCCGGTGACCTTGGGACCCTGGCGGATCAGGTCCACGAGCTGCGAACGGATCTGGAGCAGGCGGGCCGGCAGGTGGCCGGTGGTCTCCGACAACGAGGCCAGGTCGTCGGCCCGGCCGCGCACCGTCAGGGCCAGCTGGTGCACCAGGGACCCGATGTCGTGCGAGGGGATGGCGTGCAGGACCCGTGCCAGGATGGCGATGGTGCGCTCGGCGTCGGGCGGCCCCCGGGTGTCGCCAAGCCCCAGATGGGCGCCGTCGGGAAGCGCGGGGCCGGACCCCGGGGTCAGGTTGAGCGTGAGGTCCCCGATGGGGCTTCGCCGGTCGATCTGCGCGGTGGTTCCCTGCGGAACGGTGATCCCGGGTTCCAGGTTCACGGTGACCTGCGCGATGCCCTTGCCGGTCAGCACAACGTTGGAGACGGCGCCGACCGGCACGCCGCGCATGGTGACGTCGTTGCGCGCCGCGATCCCGGAGGCGTTCTCGAAGTCCAGCACCAGCGACCGGCCGCCCCCCTTCTGGATGACCAGGCCCGTCCCCATCCACACCAGCACCGCCGCGAGCGCCAGGAACATGCCCAGGTTGAGGAGGATCCGCTTGGTGATCATGGCGACGGCTGGGGCGTGGTCGTGGACGACGGGGCGGTGGAGGGGTTGCAGGTCCGGGCGGGGTCCGACGGGTCGTCGTTCAGGCCGCAGATCACGAAGTCCTGGAGGACCTGGTTGAAGTCGTAGTAGTTGACCAGCTGGGTGTTGCGGTTGTGGAAGGGCGCCCACCGCAGAAGCCCCTCGATCGCTCCCTGCTGGTCCTTCAGCACGCCCAGGATCACCCGCATCTGCGCGAAGAACCGGCTCATCTGGTCGAAGTGGGCGTGCATGATGCCGCTGGCCCCGATGGACAGCCGGTTCAGCGCCTTGATGGCCGCCCGCAGCCGCCCGCTCTCCTCCCGCAGCACGCGGAGGGCCCGCTCGCTGTTCACCAGCGACTTGGCCTGCGCGCCCATGTGGGGAACCAGCGACAGGTTCAGCTGGTTGACCGAATCCACCACGGACTGGATGGTGCCGGTCTCCTTGGCGTAGGCGCCCACGATCTGGTTGAAGTTGCCGAGGAGCGTGCGCAGGTCGCCGCCGCTGTGGCCGAACCCCTTGTAGCCCTCATCCACCAACGTGGCGATCTGGCTGGCGGCGATGGGGGCGAGCAGTCCCGATCCGGACGACACCAGGTCCTCGAGGTCCGGACGGACGGACGTGTTCTGGATGCGGTCACCGTTTCGGAGCATCGGGGCGCTCGCGGAAAGGCCCGACGCCGGGACCAGGTCGACGATCCGCTCGCCCAGCAGGCTGGTGCTCCGGACCCGCGCCGTGACGTCACGGGGGACGTGTGCCTTCGGGTCGATGGACATGGTCACCAGGGCCTGGTTGTCGTGGGAGAGGGTGATCCCGGTGACCTTGCCCACAGGGACGTCGGCCATCATCACGGGGGCCCCGGTGACCAGGCTTCCCACGTCGCTGAACTCGGCCGACGCGCTGAGCATCCGGCTCGATCCGCCGCACGCCGCCAGGGACAGGGCCAGCACGGCGACCACCACGACGCCGGCCAGACGAGTCACCGTGCCCCGCTTCACCGGGCCCAGGTTCACAATGCCCCCTGCGCGGCGTCCGGGTTGCCCACCGTCTCCTTCAGCAACCTGTCCATCAGGTGGTACACGGTCGTCCCGCTCGACGTGGCCTGCGCCTTCACGGCCTTGTGGACCTTCGGAGAGGAGTTCACGGCTCTGGTCAGGGCCCTCGCCACCGACGCCTGGTAGGAGGAACTCCCGCTCTGGGGCGCCCTGGCCACGGTGGGACCCGAGGAGCCGGAGCCGCCCGACGGCTGGCCC from Actinomycetota bacterium includes:
- a CDS encoding maleylpyruvate isomerase N-terminal domain-containing protein, producing MSQDRPYIEQNTRERERLRALVARLGDDELRGAVNEHWTVAGVLAHVAFWDARVLALADKLERGVAFSPSDEEPEDVDWINDATRPLIDAIAPRDAAQLAVRLAEETDQRVAAIDPDRMWPNDPTSPINPLRAAHRGEHLDDIETALASGFGH
- a CDS encoding BON domain-containing protein; the encoded protein is MKRIRTFIAGTAAGAGFAYFWDPDRGKVRRDTALDQLRAVLGRSGRRMPDEVYVEDTRLKDRIESGVFSSHDLPKGQVNVTVVDGVAELRGQLQTPEDINRLVRGVERVPGVVDVRSMLHLPGTPAPNKREAREAAG
- a CDS encoding ABC transporter permease; protein product: MSREAMATGTGTRPPVAQVRRPAGTVSQDLRAVKIVWQRELIRFFQDRARIISSLLQPILFLFVLGAGLSTLVTGGTGGLDLRTFMFPGVVAMSTMFTALFSAGSIVWDREFGFLREMLVAPVHRSAIVLGKCVGGATVATLQGLIVLALAGFVGVPYDPALLLTLVVELLLLSFTLTALGVMVAARIKNIQTFFALTQVFLLPMFFLSGSLYPLTGLPTWLHVLTRIDPLTYVVDPMRRAVFAHLTISPFVRAKLSPGVTWGSWRVPTLLELALVAVVGLALLGVGILQFRRTE
- a CDS encoding ATP-binding cassette domain-containing protein — its product is MRGLAKRYGDIVAVAGVDFAVRRGELFGFLGPNGAGKTTTINMLCTLARPTAGQASVAGYDVVTQRDEVRQMIGLVFQDTTLDGYLSAEQNLRFHAELYGMPRSEFGPRMRQVLEMVDLWDRKDSRVQTFSGGMMRRLEIARGLLHAPHVLFLDEPTIGLDPQTRASIWDYIRELRTREDVTIFFTTHYMDEAEYCDRIAIIDHGSIVALDTPEALKASVGKDRVQIQTEDDQAAIAALRDRFGVEAAVHDGTVTFSVPAGEQFVPRLFAELGVPIRSVSVARPTLDDVFMAYTGRTIRDAEAANPLRQMVAAFRRRR
- a CDS encoding zinc ribbon domain-containing protein encodes the protein MPIYEYRCAECGTQFERLQNVAGAVQPACPRCGSGQVAKLISLIGGLGATSSPGPAAGGGCGCGGACACGR
- a CDS encoding glycoside hydrolase; this encodes MPAKSIRGLALRRVRLARRSRTVGLMAGLALVMAAALPGSGVHAATTGPQFAPAVVLPGGQGGEPSIAIDTSPTSGRNYIYVSAIGDANGPLEWHSYDGGATFSQPVPFDLNGPLRGGDSDIVVNTDGTVIATDLDVTHASVQLSTDHGQTFNDGTTTAPEDDRPWLTANGSNVYVAYHDFVAEDPVVCFSTDGGNTFPTCNQAFGAGGSPSNCAENTIPARPLVIDPANGNLNFLYSCSTAAENAAHPPYGPLHDYYLAQSTDGGVTWTSYPVFIADTSNGKAPNYANIFGTLAADSAGNLYTLIDGTADDPNVATNPYHVYLLVSKDHGQTWSQPIQVDHERNGAGTHVLAHMVVTRPGNVDVVWYGTTATGEPNGVCGTIGNQHPCPDGFPDYTDPSAPAWHVYMAQTRTALSATPAFRQGLVDTAINHYGRICTNGLVCGSSDRSLLDFISVGVDCSGLAHVAYGSNTRSQERKGQTFVRVASQAGGTTIASPVACDIPVG
- a CDS encoding MlaD family protein, whose amino-acid sequence is MITKRILLNLGMFLALAAVLVWMGTGLVIQKGGGRSLVLDFENASGIAARNDVTMRGVPVGAVSNVVLTGKGIAQVTVNLEPGITVPQGTTAQIDRRSPIGDLTLNLTPGSGPALPDGAHLGLGDTRGPPDAERTIAILARVLHAIPSHDIGSLVHQLALTVRGRADDLASLSETTGHLPARLLQIRSQLVDLIRQGPKVTGVFAANAKTFADDLHQTALLADLLRDNRYALVKLSQNGARFAEVANALVSGQKPNLACLISDFGHVNEVLAQPDNLQNLIGTLDLNHFFFDAVWMAVQTGKDGIDWFRVQLLPHTEPPADAYNPKRPPPDVYAADSCSNRYGKGVGPGTQPQPVYLAPGSTLHPGK
- a CDS encoding MCE family protein, which gives rise to MNLGPVKRGTVTRLAGVVVVAVLALSLAACGGSSRMLSASAEFSDVGSLVTGAPVMMADVPVGKVTGITLSHDNQALVTMSIDPKAHVPRDVTARVRSTSLLGERIVDLVPASGLSASAPMLRNGDRIQNTSVRPDLEDLVSSGSGLLAPIAASQIATLVDEGYKGFGHSGGDLRTLLGNFNQIVGAYAKETGTIQSVVDSVNQLNLSLVPHMGAQAKSLVNSERALRVLREESGRLRAAIKALNRLSIGASGIMHAHFDQMSRFFAQMRVILGVLKDQQGAIEGLLRWAPFHNRNTQLVNYYDFNQVLQDFVICGLNDDPSDPARTCNPSTAPSSTTTPQPSP